The region GGGGAAAGGGCATTGGGGGTCAGGGAACCctctgcatgcatgtttttcttcCACCAaatagcatgtgtgtgtgtgtgtgtgtgtgtgtgtgtgtgtaattataTGGATTTAAGTTTTCCTTCatacaacaaacacaaaaaagaaaacaacaaagttcTCCAAATTCCCAGCTTTCATCCATTTCTCATctattttctcccgcttttttttctctccaatgTCCTTTCTGAATGTAATGACGGATTTCCTCACAACTGATCTTGCGTTTGAGCAAAGATTATAGATTACAAGAAGAGAAAGGATTTACATTCCCTGGGAGCCAAAGTGTGGCCAACATGAAGTAGCGCGGTGCCAGGCAACCAAAGCTCTCTGTTTACTGAAAGAGGGACTGCAGAAGGAGAtgcccccccacgccccccacaCCCCACACCATTTCCTTTATGGTTGTGCACTTCTGTAGTGAACTCAACACAATCTAACCTTTAGCCTACATGGTGAGGCCTTCAAAGACTACGTGGATAAACATCAGTAGCTAAAGCCCAGTCATGATTGCTGCATGAATTAACGTCAGGAGATCAATGAAGGATTTACAATGTCAAGCTCTTGGTTCCCGTTACCGGTTGATGGACGCATGAGCATTGACACCTCGACACACGCTTTTAAGTCAGAATTCCTGAACCACATATCAATTAGTATTCACTGCATAAGTTTAAGTATGTTGTGTAAATCTCACTCCCCTACACCTCAAGAGCTGCGCTGGAGAATGAGTTGACAGCCTGGGCTTGTGGTCTACTGGCAGTACACAGTGATGGACCCTTACCACCCTGTGTTCAGGTTCTTGAAGTAGCCCGGTTGGAACATTTGTGTCAAGCTTTGGAGCCTATGATATTCTTTCCAGGGAGAAAAATATTCCTTTTCTCCATGACTGCCTGTGTCATGACAACAAACCCAACTTTTCTCCCTCTCTGTCTTTCTGAGAGGTATTTTCTTTCCATGACCATATCTGAACCTAGCATGGCACCCGGCCTTTGTGCTGTCTTTGCCAGAGCCGGTAGCTCTTTCACCATCGCATGTCCTTCTATGGTGAACACCAGAGCACAGGAGTCAGGGGTTCTTTAAGGATAGAaatgagtcacatgactgtGACTTCTCTGCCTCCCCATGGATGAAACATAGCACAGCAACCTTCCTTTCAATTCCAAAAATACCACAAGCCTTCATTTAGATTAGCTCATTTTTTGGACAACAATGAGGTGGCCTATTTTTAGAACACGCTTCTGTTTCATGCAGAACTtgacatgctatgctatgctattgtATAACACAGGGGTAATGTTTcagacaaatatttcaacttccttcttaaATTATCTctgtaaattttcttttctgaatattattactttacttacataatattttgacttcattgccATATAACTTCTTCCCtgacctaattttcccaaaattacaactttattttgttttgtttgtttctcgtaTTACagctttctttaatatttactgctaaaatgtaattttcccCCCATTATGAATATATTCTTGTAACACTTTTTTGAATGCATATAAGATATACGGTAGTTGAAAAAGCCTATTAGTACATACTTTGCACTTTTgctggttttttatttttacatttccaaatatttcaactttcttcttaaataatctaaattatacattttctttttggaatgttttgactttatggGGGGGCATTTTCCAAtgatttaaattgtaaattttgttcccataattaggactttattttcatatttagtaatattattacttttcctGCAATCTCATGTCCCAACAATTACAATTTTTGGggttttcataatatttcaactttgttacgtgttgttgttgtaaaattgggactttttcCTAATTAGATttcaacaaaacacaaaaaagcccGGGGTGCACTTAGGACACCCCTGCGTAAACGTAATGTTAATATGTGAATTAATATGACCACACTATCTATGActgaatatgaaaataataattaaataagaataaaactaCTGGTTAAGTTGACtttaaattgaagaaaaaaaacaacaatcagtTTTTATGAGTCGTTTGGGACAATTGCCTGTGTTTGCCTAATGGCAGGTCGACACCTGATATTGGTGGATGCCAAAACATACTAAGATGCAGTTACATCTTGTAGCCACATGGTGGCGACATCCTACTACTGTTGAGTAGTAATCATTGCAGCCTGTTCGTGAAGCTTGTCTTTACACATATTTCATATCACATTCTTTACAAAgcaattgtatgtttttattcatttattttattgtacataCTATGGTTGtgcaaagcaaaatttgtttatGTTAAAGATGTGCATTTAACCTGCGTAGCACTCCTtgtttaaataaacacatacatgaGTCTAATAACAAATACTTTAATATCACCatgaaaaattgacaaaaatatatcaatatgcCACAAGAGATATTTCTTTTTTGGCAATTTCACTTCAATTAAATACAGTACACCTGAACAACGTAATGATGAATTATTTCTGAGAAGGCATCTGTCAAACAGCTTTTCTTTTAGATTGCATTCCTGTGCAGATGtacataaatattgttttattcacAAGAGACAACGGCGTACAATCACAAATGTCGCTGATGATATGTCATCAAAGCCGTCTTTACTCTTTAACGTGTTTCGTTTCTTTAAATAGTCTAACATATTCCATGTTTTATTTACAACCTTTCATCCCCTTATCAGTAACCATTGTAACATGGCTGTAGAATAGCAGTTTGACCCTAACTTTGATCTATAGGCACAGTTGCAACAAAACATACCTATTAGCGAGGGCCATTACCTCCCACTGAGCCAAAAAATAGCAGCATTGATGAACGTCGCTTTGGAGTTTTACACCATTTTTTTGACACATTCAATGTGTCTGCAGGAACTGATTTTCCTTTGAAAGTCTTTCATGATGATGCAGTTCACAACACAAGCGATGTAATGCAGAGCATTGTGCCAGGTTTCTAATCGGGTAGCTTCCTGGTGTCGGGAGCAGTTCTAAACTGGGGTAGGTAGAGTGGTGGGAAAACACAGGATGATGCTGAAATAAGTTGGCTGGATTCCACATCTGTGTTGAATATGACATGTTTCAGCGCCTCTTCTTTCTGTGCGATTTCTCCGTCACTCCCCTCATCCTCAGCTGGGTAGCCCATACCCAGATAGTACAAGTCCTTCCTTTCTGTCGCATCGTCTTCTTGATCCGATGTTTCGGAAAGTTCCTCCACTGAGTTGTAGGAGCAGGATCGCCGTGGGTCGTCCAACTCGCCGCCGTGACAGCTCTCCAGCTCCCACAGGCCGCCGGGAAAAGATCCGGATATGTCAGAGTTGTTGGCAGAGAAATTGCCCTCGTCACTGGAGCTGCTGCCGCTGCCGTCCTGATCGTGAATGGACTGTTGTTCCTGCTTTGGGTCAGTTAGCAGCACTGTGGCGTATGCTACTGAAGATTGAGCTGAACTCTCTCTGATGCCCTGAGAGGGATCCATGAGCTGCAACTCATCTATCCTCGGGCCGGGAGCGTTTGAAATATCGAATTCTGAAGTCGAGGAGGGCCTGTTACATACGAGAGCTTCGTTGTCGACTGACCTGCTTTGGTCGAGAAACGAAGGAAGGGAGACTAAATCAGCAGTTGGGGGTGTAAGTGGGTTTCGGACCAGGGCTGAACTGAGAGCTGAGAGGTCAGTCTTGTCCATGATGACCACTGTGGAAATGTTCTCAGAGGGGAGCAGCAGCGGCCAGGCTGGCAGTGCATCGGAGACCTGGAACAGCTGCTCGAAGGTGTCAGCCTGGCGAGATAATAGGAAAttaactccaaaaaaaaaacattgctgtTTGCAAGTTCAAGTCACATCATCTGGAAAAATGCAACTGAACTCCTTCAGCATGTGGTGGCCTAATCTTATttcataaatattgtttttacctTCTTGAAGTTGAGTCCTTTTGCCCAGGAGCATTTCTTTGGGTTGGGCACATCTTTCCAAACAAACCTTTTCATCCTGGCAACAAGTACAGCTCATGTTAGCATAAATGAAGCatcttcaagcataaaaatggctaaatgaagagaaatacaaatacaaggtgtgatatgtgtgtgtgtgtctttaagAAGCCGGGCCTAGGAAGTCGCGTGACGTGTGCAACGTCAGTTAACCAGAGTTCACCGTAGCTGAGTGATAGCAGCAGGTTAGTGGTGTAGAGAGCGGCCGACAGCAGCTCATGTGTCAATGTTCACTGTGTTGTCTGCTTGTTAATAAATGGATTGACATACATCGTAAGTCCTCTCTAGGTCTCTAGGTGTCAGAAACGTTACATTACAGACAAACATCTGCATATTTTCTAGGATTATctctactataggggtgttatttgatgtccaCAGAGCtccaataatggtaaaaacagtatatagaaggtcacaaacaggttttctattattattttccataatATCCCAATTAATAATTGTGAATTCACTTGACGACGATTGGGTctcgaaccaattaaccataatTAACAAGGGACACCTGTACAATATACATCATATAATAATGTCCAGCGCTTACTGGTTTTGGGAGAGGACCAGGGTGAAGAAGAGTATGATGGAGAGGACGACGATGATCAGCAGTGTCATGTAAGTTGCAGGGTCCCCTCGAGTGGCTGCATTAGGTGGCAAAACGCACAGGAAGTTAGAAATGTCATTGCTGCGATATTCTTGCTTGAGACATCTCAAAGATCCTAGCATGCATACCTATTGTGAAGGCAGGCTCGCCCTCTCCATCAGCAAACACAGGATATAAGTAGAAGCCATAATCCTTAGTGGAATAAAAATCACCTGAAAACACACATCAAATTTAGAGCATGTTTACACTTGAAAgaaacagaaagctttctagttcttctagaatatgcacctattcagctgtactttaatgtattccacccacggcccgcttCCAGGCATGTGGTTGGTCACTGTACTCGTACCTTTTAGGTAGATGGGACGGTCAGTGAAACGCAGCCTGGTCCATGTGTGCCCACTGCGGACTTTGTTAGGGTTCGATTCCTCTTCCCCCTGTGGTGCCCACTGTACCACCATGAATAGTGGAGCAGAGCTGCTATCCAGAAGGCTCCAATGCATTGAAACACAGGAGCTGTTGACAAACAGCACGTGGAAGGAATGCACACCGCGGCCTGAGGTGCACACAACAGCAGTTTTGggtcatcagaaaaaaaaaaaaacactcaatagCTGTCTTTACATGACAAGTAATAATAGGTGGAAGATTGTATGCCTGCAACTTTGGGTGCAAATGTAGCCCTTTTCTGTTCTAACATGAATATACCCCAAGAAACAAGATGGCCCAGACAGTAACATTACATCATCTGCTGCTATGGGTTATAGAATAGTGACAGCCTCGCTCACTCACGTTTGGGTCTTCTCTCCAGTGTCATGTTGGTGTTGTTTCTAGATGACCCCAGACTGTTGAAAGCCTTCACCGTCACAGTTTGGACATCTCGGTCCCACTCAAAGCTGTAGGAGGATGCCAGCTCAATCTTCTCGCTCTTCAAAATGCCATTTGCAGTGTGGCGTTGTACTATAAATCCATTTATGCAGTAGGAGCGGCCCGGGGTTGAAAGATGCTAGAAAACAGCAAATTAGCACAAGTCGTGATGTGAactcaaaatgtatatattgtcCTTTGTACCTTAAACAGCAAAGTAACATTTGTCCGGTTTGTGAGCGGATCATCTTGAAGAATTCTCCAAAAATCAGGCCCATTTTCAGGAGCTGGGGGAGAAACCGTCCGATGTTAAGGTGTTACTGggatgtttttaataatgtctTACCTACCTCTACTGTTTTGGGGTATAGAATAGACCCAGTCACTCCAGTCACTCCAGTAGCCAGTGCGGTTGGTGGGCATGCACTGTACCTGAACCACATAAACACGACACATGTCCAGAATCGAAACCTCTGCCCACGGCACTTCCACTGGATTATAGACCTGCATTTAGACCACAGTTGTACATCTCAGTCATACCAATCATTTGGGTAAATTAaccctttttgttgttttaaatttACCCAAAGAATAGCTCACCTTCCATTCTTGCTGAGCTGTGATGGTCGATGGGGAGTGGAGACGAAAGCGGTACAGGAGATCCTGCACGGGCAAAGATGGAGGCTCCCATGTGATCCTTAGGACCCCGCTTCTCAGACTCACCGCCTTCACATTAGTTGGTGCATGAGGCTTTACTGCAAATCAGtcaattaaaactttttttttccctttcatttttcctcattgaATACCTACGTTTTTATTACGTTCTATACTTACATCAAATATTGAAATTCAATGACTAAATTACTATAAAAAGTCTCACAAGAAGCATGTGTTTTCAAGAGATTTGATTGGTTGCTTACCATGATCTATAGGTGATATGTATATAGGTTTGGACCTAACAGGACCCTGGTGGGACAGCACCTCCAGCCACAGCTTGTAGCAGGTCATTCTTATTGGCTGGATGGAGCAGGCTTGTGGCTTGGAGCGGACTGGCAAACATGTAGGCCCCATCTCTCCGACCGTCTCACCCTTGTTCTCTCGGTCTTCCATCACATCGCATGGAAGGTCTGCCCATCTATGGTGGAAGACAGTGGAGATTTTTGAGATAGCTGTCACATGGTTTTATTCACAATTGTCTTGCAAaagcaatatattttattattcctgtgtatttttattcatcttAATCCACTATTTGCAGTGCTGCAAAACAACCCACAGTCCAGATTTATATTGCTCTGAGGTCAGAAATGGCATCCTCTCCGTATTTCTGGGGAGTGACCATTAAGAACATTGTTTCATTCAGCACACTGTGTTCAGTTCCACAGGACATGAAGACTGAGGACACGTGACCATATTCTAAAAAGGCAACAGCTCTGAAATAAAAATCTACCTGTATTGGAATGTGAGTTTAAGCCACAGTGTGTTTTGCCAGCTACAGTCCATCGCATCAATATCGCCACTGGTTTCACAGCTGATGTCAACAGAAGCGCCTACAAAAATACAGAAGTATGCATAGATTAGAGAAAGTGAAAACAACACTCTTTCCTGCCTTtgtcagcagcaggaaaaaggaacacacggcttaaaaaaaaatgagatgaaaGTGTGCACATGGAACAATTATAGCTGGTTAAAGATGACACAGGCACCTTCGATGTAGATGAGGCTGTAAGGGATGGCCCACTCCTTTGTGGCGGTACACTGCAGCAGGTCATACAACCCAGAGTCTGATGGACGTACTGTGATTTGACTGACCTGGTTAGAACGAGATAAAGACGCCATTCTTTCTGTTAGAGAAGACAACATTTTGGAACTGGACCCAAATTATGCAAAGACAAGCCTGCTCTGGTACCCGTTGGTTGACAGTGTGGTAGAGGCTGGGATGGAGAGACTGTTGGAAGTTCAGCATCCACACGGCGGAGTTGGCATTGATGCTGCGGTCGTTGAACACACAATAAATGCTTACGTTCTCTCCTGGACGGGCCAACACTTTTTCAGGGATGTAGCTCACCGCtgaaatacacatacatacaaaacatATTGTTTATTGCGTATCTCTCTTAGTCTCTGATGGTGtttaaaatgtgttgtgtttgtagcCGATGGGTCGACCTTGAAACGTCTGTTGCAGACAGACGTACTAAGAGGAGAGCTTCAATAATGGGCAATGCAAATTAGCTCCAgtaatgtttaatgtttgaGCGCCGACATTAATATACCTGTGGAATAATTGAGGTCAACGGATTAATGTAACACAGTCAGGAATTCATATCCTCTATGCGTAGCGGTCAGGTCTTTGTACAGGCAAGGTAGGCACAATGCACAATGTAGGAGGAGAGTGGTTCGAGACCTGTTCCATGTGTAAAATGCCCTCAGATAAGATATGCTTTTGACTATTGAACTTCTTTCCACAACTGAAACAAAAAGTACAAATCATTGTTTATGTTAATGTATCGTAACATATGTAAAATAGACTGCGGATTGCAGTAGATTAGCTTTAGGTTTACACTAAAAGATCAACTGTTGCCATACTTAGAGTGCTGCACCAGGAAGTAGTGCATTCCAGAGATTCTACTGTCATGTGTTTTGATAGAAGTCAGGCACAATAATGTTTTGATCTAACAAATTTAAGTAACTTTGAGCAAATGTAGACATACTATGGCTACTGTTAACAATGCAGCACCTGTTGAACTCCAATAAAAAGGCACACATAGCGAGTGATGCTGGGAATGCAGAGTACACGTAGTATTGCAATGTTTATAGTGTGCATAACCAAAaagaataatcataaaaaacaggaagtgttcctTACTGTCAAGGTAGATGTGGTAAGGTTCACTCCAGTTGCTCCACAGTGGAGGGTCATGCAGACCGGAGCAATGAATCTCAATAGTATACTTTACTTTGGGCTTCAGATCCAGACTCAGTTTGCGCTTTTGGCCTGTAGAAATCACCTGCAGGGAAAATGGAAGGGGTGTGTAAAATGCCAATTGCAAATACTGGCTAATAAACACTTTGCATTATACAAAACCACCATTTGCATCTTTTTATGAGCGAGTGTTTAAAGTCTTTAAAGCATATAGTAGGTGTGCAATGCTGAATACTAAATTTACTGAGACTGCTTAGGCCCAGACAGCCTGTCAGCCAGTAacataatgtaaataaacagcCATGAAAGGCAAACACTGAAAGAGAACAACCCGTTGACCTGTTGCATTAATACCACGTACAGTGTCTTGTACATTACTGCATTTGTGTCTAATGGaagctttgttgttgttttttttaatactgggAATACATCATTTTTCTGGTCTGCATACAGAAAACTGAAAGGTGTGGGGGCCACACGATTCTTTaccttttttaaataattgttgcAAAAACCATTCAATCCGTCCATTAATCAATTTTCTATGGCGTCCTCGCTAGGGTCAAAGgagtatgttggagcctatcccagttgactacAGTATGGGTGAGAGGCGAAGTACACTTAAAGCATTCTAATGTATACTACGCAATTATTCAGTGTATTTAAAGGGAACCAATTATTCGAATTTTTCAACCTTTTATATTGAACGGAATTGGAACGGATCAATGACGTTAAACAAGGTTCTAGTGTATCTGCTTTTATCGGTGGGACCTCTGTTGAGCTGATCAGGTGCTTTGCAGCGGAAAAGGGAGATTGGTTCTGACACGGTAAATGACAACTTGAGTAGAGTAAAGATATAAGGTGTAATATTGTGTACTCCGGCTTGGTATTCACCTGCCATGAAGGATGGTCGACATCTGAGTATCGGACCTCATATCTTAAAGGGCCAAAATCATTGTCTTTGGGTTCGTCCCACTGTAAAATCAGGTCCGGGTCGATGGTCTGGAAATGTGAGAGGTTGACAGGAGGCCTGGGTTTCACTGTCGGATCaaatatgattattaaaaaAGAGGCTAACAGTTGTCATCAACAAAATATTTATCCATTTATTCATCTTTTGTGTTGATCTTATTCAATTAAACTTGAGCAAGGATTTGGATGcacacacaattaaaaaaaaaaaaaaaaagagtccttTCTTACCGGGTCGAGTTGGTACATTGAGAAGAACTGTTTCAGCATCAGAGCCAGAGATGTTGACAGTTACCATAGTAACAAATCTTGTAGTGtcaagtggaattgaacatatGCAGGAATCCTTTGCTTCACAGACAACATAAGATTCCTTAATCCTCTGGTTAACTTGATCATCATTTTCTTTAAACCTGTAAAATTGAGAAAATATAATTTCCTTTGTGTGGGATTATTTTCACACAAAATGGTTTCTTGTGGTAAGGTCTCATGAGTAAAAACCAAAAACTACATGATATAAATGTTGTGCTGTGACAGCTATACTAAGTAATGCATGTGATAAAACCACATTACAATTTTAGATGAGgctgtttatgaaaaaaagtcacatgcaCCGGAGTTGCTGTGACAACCGAAAAGCCAAGTACAATCAAACAACTTAATCTGTTTTAAATTGGTCTTTTTATGTCACTCGCAGTAAATGGCCTGGAGGCTGTGCTATCTCGAGTGACTTTGCATCTGCTGCTCAAAAGGTAAGACACCAACTCGGATTGTAAATAGGCAATTGGAATGAAACAACAGGAGCATACTTACGGCAAGCGCTGCAGGCGAACCGCCACGGGAGCAGTGGTCAGCGTGCCTAATGGAGTTCGGGGAGACCCAAGATCGCAAGTCAGAATTTCCCAGTTGTCATCAATCCTGCACAGCATGTCCAAACAGGTGCCTGAAAAGAAATGCCATTCACATGAGATTGAAACTTGTTTAGCAGATGGATTAGTGTTGTTGATTTCGCAAGTATTCTCTTTTTCTCGTCTAGTGACAAGTCTAGTGACTTTTGGAGACTGACTTGAAAGCACGTATTAATCTTTGCAACAAGCAGCATTGGTCACGACCAATTTTAGTTCTtttagtattttagttcatttggcaatgagacaaagagactgtatgactgagaaGAGGCTCACTCCGTTCTATTTTGCTACAACCAATACACAGATTAAACAATCTTCCTGCCTGATTGGAGGCGGGAGACAGTaaaaagacacacatgcacgtggCAATTCATTGAAGCCGGCAAAATTATCGAGttgattttcatttattgtgactTTTGACACCCCTAATATTCAACCATGTCTTCAGGATCATGATCACAGGACAATAACCACACGGTCACCCACTTTGAGGCTGCAGGGGATGCCAGATGAAAACCCAATAAAGCGTAATGAGCCTGTGGGAGTGATCCATGTCGGTGACAATTGATCGCGCTGCAGGCCGAGTCTTGATGCTGTAGATGTTTGTGGTTTTGCTGCGTGGTTTGGTTGCGTCATCACCTACCCCTTTAGCATGGTCTAtcaagagcttttttttttttgcaaacagtCACAGCTCAGTTCTTTTAGATAGTGACTGTTGCTCGACTTTTACTAAACCGTCAACAAGAATGAATCATCACAGCAACAGCAGTAAACAGTTCCCATTAATGTGTTCTGAACATGTCAAGTACATTGTGAAATTTAGCACCCAAAGCTAAAGGATAttaattagttcatcagtagAGATCATGCTCTATTCAGCAGGAAATTAAAGAATATAGTCATCAATTTTTCAGTGACTAAACAAacgatcgctgttttgtggttgatgaCGGCCTATGTAatgattagtaaaaaaaaaaaaattcagcaaattgtacatatttttacttccttattgtttttgtgccatGCCAACTcgttaagcaagtgtgcagctatggatgttcatcttgttacattTGTAGCTTGCGCCATTGTTGACACTGAATGATTGGATATATCCCCGTGGAGATATGGAGGTGCATACATATATGGCTTTGACTTTGGTCTAAATTCAGTTTATGGGAAAAATATCAAGATATATCTCATATTGATGTTCTACCTAGATATATCGAGATATGAATTTTGGTCCATAGCTCCGAGCCCTATGTTCTGCCTTTCCACAAAGAtaatatgattcattcattcattcattttctaccgcttatcatcacaagagttgcgggcggtgctggagcctatgccagctgtctgtacatatatttatactgtactctgtatattttgta is a window of Doryrhamphus excisus isolate RoL2022-K1 chromosome 5, RoL_Dexc_1.0, whole genome shotgun sequence DNA encoding:
- the lepr gene encoding leptin receptor isoform X1, translating into MGQSVMLSLFVHVFLVSSGTLCLEPQEGAGLSAGALDLPWQDQLCCDSPSVPEGEADGTPAPETNFSVSNRPQHRRCYFKSNTTGSSPYKSSGGTCLDMLCRIDDNWEILTCDLGSPRTPLGTLTTAPVAVRLQRLPFKENDDQVNQRIKESYVVCEAKDSCICSIPLDTTRFVTMVTVNISGSDAETVLLNVPTRPVKPRPPVNLSHFQTIDPDLILQWDEPKDNDFGPLRYEVRYSDVDHPSWQVISTGQKRKLSLDLKPKVKYTIEIHCSGLHDPPLWSNWSEPYHIYLDTVSYIPEKVLARPGENVSIYCVFNDRSINANSAVWMLNFQQSLHPSLYHTVNQRVSQITVRPSDSGLYDLLQCTATKEWAIPYSLIYIEGASVDISCETSGDIDAMDCSWQNTLWLKLTFQYRWADLPCDVMEDRENKGETVGEMGPTCLPVRSKPQACSIQPIRMTCYKLWLEVLSHQGPVRSKPIYISPIDHVKPHAPTNVKAVSLRSGVLRITWEPPSLPVQDLLYRFRLHSPSTITAQQEWKVYNPVEVPWAEVSILDMCRVYVVQVQCMPTNRTGYWSDWSDWVYSIPQNSRAPENGPDFWRILQDDPLTNRTNVTLLFKHLSTPGRSYCINGFIVQRHTANGILKSEKIELASSYSFEWDRDVQTVTVKAFNSLGSSRNNTNMTLERRPKRRGVHSFHVLFVNSSCVSMHWSLLDSSSAPLFMVVQWAPQGEEESNPNKVRSGHTWTRLRFTDRPIYLKGDFYSTKDYGFYLYPVFADGEGEPAFTIATRGDPATYMTLLIIVVLSIILFFTLVLSQNQMKRFVWKDVPNPKKCSWAKGLNFKKADTFEQLFQVSDALPAWPLLLPSENISTVVIMDKTDLSALSSALVRNPLTPPTADLVSLPSFLDQSRSVDNEALVCNRPSSTSEFDISNAPGPRIDELQLMDPSQGIRESSAQSSVAYATVLLTDPKQEQQSIHDQDGSGSSSSDEGNFSANNSDISGSFPGGLWELESCHGGELDDPRRSCSYNSVEELSETSDQEDDATERKDLYYLGMGYPAEDEGSDGEIAQKEEALKHVIFNTDVESSQLISASSCVFPPLYLPQFRTAPDTRKLPD
- the lepr gene encoding leptin receptor isoform X2 codes for the protein MQQCTLCLEPQEGAGLSAGALDLPWQDQLCCDSPSVPEGEADGTPAPETNFSVSNRPQHRRCYFKSNTTGSSPYKSSGGTCLDMLCRIDDNWEILTCDLGSPRTPLGTLTTAPVAVRLQRLPFKENDDQVNQRIKESYVVCEAKDSCICSIPLDTTRFVTMVTVNISGSDAETVLLNVPTRPVKPRPPVNLSHFQTIDPDLILQWDEPKDNDFGPLRYEVRYSDVDHPSWQVISTGQKRKLSLDLKPKVKYTIEIHCSGLHDPPLWSNWSEPYHIYLDTVSYIPEKVLARPGENVSIYCVFNDRSINANSAVWMLNFQQSLHPSLYHTVNQRVSQITVRPSDSGLYDLLQCTATKEWAIPYSLIYIEGASVDISCETSGDIDAMDCSWQNTLWLKLTFQYRWADLPCDVMEDRENKGETVGEMGPTCLPVRSKPQACSIQPIRMTCYKLWLEVLSHQGPVRSKPIYISPIDHVKPHAPTNVKAVSLRSGVLRITWEPPSLPVQDLLYRFRLHSPSTITAQQEWKVYNPVEVPWAEVSILDMCRVYVVQVQCMPTNRTGYWSDWSDWVYSIPQNSRAPENGPDFWRILQDDPLTNRTNVTLLFKHLSTPGRSYCINGFIVQRHTANGILKSEKIELASSYSFEWDRDVQTVTVKAFNSLGSSRNNTNMTLERRPKRRGVHSFHVLFVNSSCVSMHWSLLDSSSAPLFMVVQWAPQGEEESNPNKVRSGHTWTRLRFTDRPIYLKGDFYSTKDYGFYLYPVFADGEGEPAFTIATRGDPATYMTLLIIVVLSIILFFTLVLSQNQMKRFVWKDVPNPKKCSWAKGLNFKKADTFEQLFQVSDALPAWPLLLPSENISTVVIMDKTDLSALSSALVRNPLTPPTADLVSLPSFLDQSRSVDNEALVCNRPSSTSEFDISNAPGPRIDELQLMDPSQGIRESSAQSSVAYATVLLTDPKQEQQSIHDQDGSGSSSSDEGNFSANNSDISGSFPGGLWELESCHGGELDDPRRSCSYNSVEELSETSDQEDDATERKDLYYLGMGYPAEDEGSDGEIAQKEEALKHVIFNTDVESSQLISASSCVFPPLYLPQFRTAPDTRKLPD